AACTAGTGGTGGTGTTGGCCTGTTGTGCTAGCATTCTAGTGAGCTATCTGGCGTGACCAGTTGTGGTATCAGTGCTAGTATGTGAGTTGTGCTAGCATTCCAGTAAGCTATCTGGCGTGACCAGTTGTGGTATCAGTGCTAGTATGTGAGCATTGTGCTAGACCAGTTGTGGTATCAGTGAGCTATCTGGCATTCTAGTGAGTGTGGCTGTTGTGGTATCAGTGCTAGTATGTGAGCTGTGCTAGCATTCTAGTGAGCTATCTGGTGTGGCTGTTGTGGTATCAGTGCTAGTATGTGAGTTGTGCTAGCATTCTAGTGAGCTATCTGATGTGGCTGTTGTGGTATCAGTGCTAGTATGTGGTTAGTGAGATGTGCTAGCATTCTAGCGAGCTATCTGACATGACAAGTTGTGAGCCTCTCATACGCATGCTTGGCGCCTCCAGACCCTCCTGAAGCAGATGAAAGGTTCTAGACTGCTTGGGAGTGGCAAACGGCACCCTCTTCTGCTGGATCCTCTTGAAGACATCAGTCTCCAGGGCAGGGTACTTCCATACGGCCATCTCAGAGCTGTCAGGGACATGGACAGGTTAGAAAATTGAGTGATCCTAACTAAGCCAATACACTTTCTGTCACATTCAGTGAATATTTACTCacaatccgctagctgtctaTTCTGTGTGCCtactgaaaacaaaacaggTGATCGTACACAGCTCTGGCTCTGTACATGGGAGAGACTGACACACCGGAGTGCACCAATACACAAAACACCACTTCCAGCCAAACAGCAACAGATTGTGTCAGGGCTGGTGCACAGGGCTGTGAGGGTAAGTGAAACGATTGCATTGTCAACAACACAGAAGGAAGAGGTGTATTGGTTCGGCAGTTGAGTTCAAATATGACCGGTTTAAAGAATATCTGGATTTATCGAATTCATCATGCAATTTTAGAACCTTAAATTGTTGCGGAAAGGAATGTTTTGTCAGAATGTTTAAAAAGTCTCCTGGTGAAAAGTTAACGGGACCGGACTCCACTGCCCTGACCCTTACCTGTTTCTAGGGGTCACAGGAGGGGCAGAGATTTTGGCAGATGTGCTTTTACTGGCAGCTGATGGTGTCCTTGGGTCTGTAGGTGGCATTGCCTGAAACAGTAAAGCAAGTTGGACCCTCTGGACACAGATAGCCCATGGCCTCAAGCTATGTTGTGCCAATGGTTTGCTGACAGAAATACAGAATACAGAAATCTGAATATAGAAAATGCTAGTTCAGTTTATTCTGCATAGTAAgactaatagatagatagatagatagatagatagatagatagatagatagatagatatactttattgatccctaggggaaattcaagtgaaAATCAATTATCTCAATGGCATAATCCTGTGTATTTATGAGTCATGTGTGAAGAGGTGATCTCACCTGGTGGACTGGCTTAGACTGTCTTTGGCCAGGCAGTCTCTCTGGGGGATTCCCAGACTGGCACCGAAACCTAAACACAGATGTGGATGGTTTAAACTTACTACACCCATTTTATTTCAGGTCGGCTTGAATGAGCCTGAAttgaggagaaaagaggagagaaccGACAGTGTAGAAAAGGTGAAAAAAATCACAATGCACATGTAATGATGTTGAATGTATGTGTATTGGTGTCggtgttggtgttggtattTGCATTCCACCTGCAGGCCTGATGGCTGGTGGTTGTCCTGTTTCTTTTCTTCAGAATGCTGCATGGGACGGGACTCCTTATTGGTTGGGCTATGAGAGGACGTGGCTCCTTACTGGTTGGAGAGGTGCTCGTCACAGGAAGAGGACTTCTTATTGGCTGGGCTGTGAGTGGCCTTTGGCCTCCTTTATCATCAGACTGAGCCTCGAGATCCTAACATCACATTCCAGTAAGACGTGCAATCAGATTCCAAGCCAGAATGTCAGTCACATCAGTGATAAGGAGCTCTAGAGCAACAGCAACACATGTTGCTCAGCAACAGATTTTTATCAAGGTGCCCAAACAGCAACACATTATATCATTATCAAGGTATCCACAAGTGCTACAGTGAAGATGGGGGACCTCGCAACAACCACCATGAATTGACTGTAGATTTTGTCAGTACAGTTACcaccagggttctaaattaacttttttgatcaccagccaatgtggctgcaactttctaaagttactagccaatcagaatttctattAGCCAATTTCTTTCCGGTGAAAATAGGAGAATGTCACTGAAAGCATTTGGTCATTGTATTAACATTGTTGGCATGAATACAtaccacaaaatatacacagaaagtgcacttcacttcatttcatgtttgggatctctatctatctatttctctgtcgaTATCCTCATCCCTTGCTTCATTCCTATTCTCGCCCCCATAAGTCTGTCCCAACCACTGCCgcatttagtttaatcttaacttaataaaaaggagatatcaattatcatcaacagTGAAAAGCCAGCTAgaacctgccactcgttttctctccctctcttgcacaCTCAGAcacgttctcaattaaatggagtagcatagggCCTATGTTCGAGTTGGATCTTTATAGAGaggacccaaaaagtatcatctttatgtaacatgctgttggtgcatgttgacattgtatactttctctaacaagagtgaaaaacagtttgcagtacagctactatttattggctaaatgttggtccctcctctgtctcttggtgccctatgcacagtgcgtgatgcgtgtggtggtggtgataacTGATCAGGCTACCTATTTAAAACTGAAAACTTTCGCCTACAAGCTCCTCACGttccatcttcagctaactccatagacaataaaataaacgatcttgctgcttcaggttttgcggcctccgttacatgacatcagcccccacaaaggaaataggtaaacacaatgcgttaattgcgttaatatttcgtaatgcattatgcatttgtgttatgtacatgtgttaagtactttttactttactttactggctaactccctcctctttcagtctatgctccctgctctggctcCGTTCGTTCTTCTAATTCCTTGTGTTTTCTGGTAGACGCTCCGTTCGTTTCCAGGGTCTCTCGTGCTGGTTTCACTGCAAACTATGTGCAGCCGATGTAGCATTACGGCAcagtggtcatgggaaatgtaggaagtactgccGGGGATATATGACCGAAAACAGAGCCTTatgtatcatgcatgtaatgcctcatgcatcacAGGCCAAACTGGCAATACGTTTTTATTAACACCcaccaaaatgatttttaacccgcatttggcgggttggctggtgttaatttagaaccctggttACCACGCATCAGAGACCATGGGCAGAACTCACTTCACTCACAAGTCACTACAGGCAATTAGCCATTTAACAGATagaaaccatagactgtaaaaaataggtaAAAACCCGTCGACACAGTCGAGTGTGGAAGGATATTGTCTGTTAGGATTACAAGAAGGACATTGATGGACATGTGATGATCTGACCTGGCGGAGCAGATACCCTGGTTTAAAGCGATGTCCAGTGCAGCTCGGATATGGAATGGATGGTCtatacaacaaagacaaaaatagACAAAGCCAGTTTGCATACACagcacaaatgcacaaatgacATCTGTACAGCAAAATATCAACACTCTTTCCCCTCACTGATTTGTAGACTCACTATAAACTCTCCCCCTTAACTCTGAACTTTTAAATGAATCATGGTGCCAGGGTGCCGGAACATTCGCCTCATCAGTGACTGGTGCTTGTCAATCAACCCCGGGTCCTATGAGGAAAGGggcatgaccacacacacacacacaagacttcATGCAGTCAGGACACTGAGGCTGTCTGGCCTGATTGTCTGCCCGAGAACCTATTTCCTCTGAGGgcagtgtgtgcttgagtgctTTAATAGCCTCATCTAGTGCAGAGACCCGCTGTGGAACCCCTCTGTGACTTGTGCAGCAAACCATGGGCACAGGCGCCACTTCGGGTCAGACTTTAGAGATGGCACGAGGCTCTGCAAGGTCAGTTCAGGTCCATACTGTggagtttgggtgtgtgtgtgtgtgcatgtagtaaTTTACTTCATTGGAGAGGATgtgcccccaccacacacaaatCTAATCTATGTGAATGCTTCTAGCTCTCAAAGCCTACTTTTATACAATCTAATATACTTTCAATCTAGTGAAGATGAGGGGAGCCAGTGAAAGCATAGTCTATTAAACTCCTTCTCTTGAAATAAAAGAATGAGGCCTTTATGCAGTAACTGAATCACATTCAGTCCTATCCAGAAACAGATAGCCTTGTTGAACAGAGGTCCCTGAAATGTAGTTTAATCAGATCCGCaaagaatgggtgtgtgtgtgtgtgtgtgtgtgtgtgtgccttgagGGAAGTACCTGTCTATTAGAAGTCTGAGGTGATGTGTGGAGTTCCGGATTTTTCCCTGTGCCTCCATGTTCAGCAGAGTGGCTGTGGCTTCTCCATTCACCTCCACGATCACGTCACCTGGCCTCAGGCCAGACAGCGCCGCCTTAGAGTCCTCATGCACCTGGAgacacagcgtgtgtgtgtgtgtgtgtgtgtgtgtgtgtgtgtgttactcatgAAGGTTTAAAACACCCCCTCAAAGTGTCAACAATAATTTAAGCCAATAGAAGCCCTTTTATGGTCTCCATTGCATGATACTGACCTCTCCAAAATGTGAATTTCAAGATGACATCAAGATGATGTAAAACAAACTACCGGTACTTAAACAACTAAAATCCATCTGTTTTTTTCTACTATTACATGTTTTTTCTTCTTGGTTCTACTGGTGGCTAAGGGCACATAGTGGATTACATAGAGGAGTTTCCTTTAGCGGTTTAAAACAGGTGTTTCTGCACCTTTGTGATGTGAGGGATCCGCAGGTAAGCGTAGGCCTTTATTAGCTTTACCAGGCTAGAGCAGTTGTTACCTTGGTGATAGTGATGGGTCCGCAGGTAAGCGAAGGCCCCTATTAGCTTTACCAGGCTAGAGCAGTCGTTACCTTGGTGATGGTGAGGGGTCCTCTGAAgtcccttcctcctctcactcTGAAGCCCCATGGCGGAGGCCCAATCAGGCCCAGTGATACTGCCATGCAGTAGCCAATGGACCCGCTGGACACTGAAACCGAGTGCCAGAAACACGATCTGAGATGACCCTAGACCCGTGCAGTCGTGGACTGATGGAAGCTTTGAGTGCTCCCCAAACAGACCTAGCTCACCATGCGAGCtgtgtagcccccccccccccccaaaagaCCCCTGGCCTCCAGCACTGGACAAGGGAGATATGGAGCTTACAGTGAGGTTAGAGACTCCACCCAGCAACATCTGGACAAGATGTACACGACTGATTGGCCTTCgccagaaataaataaaacagcaaaacttgtgttgacagacacacagacacatgcaggtATGTCTGTTATTTCTGTGGTGTTTATGTCTGCTTCACATGCAGCCATATCTGAAATAATTAAAGGTAGGAGCTGTTTGAATTGAATTATAACCGCTGACAGTGAACATGTTTCCTGTATTGATTGTTAACATGACTAGAACAGGAAGGAGCTGGGAGCAAACAGAATGTGTGGTGCAACAACTGTGTTCCTTTTGGCTTCCTTTTCTCCCAGTTGGCAAGCGTCCAAGCAGAGTGATGCCCACATGGGCACAGGTGGCACCGCCCCGAATGGCACTGCCTGGTTCTGGCTCAGATCCGGTCCGATTCAGGCCCAGGTCAGGTGCCGTTATCTGGGCTGGAGATAAAacgcaaggtgtgtgtgtgtgtatgtgtgagtgagtatgggCGGAGCCAACCATGCCCTTTGTGTCGCTGTCAGTCAGCAGCAGGAAACCCATAAATCAGAGAAGTCTGGACGGTCAGGCATCCTCGCACGGCTGCGTCCGCACTACAGGAAGACTACACTGGACGAGACGTTGATAAACATACATGCAGATGGGAGCTGCTGACTGAGACAGGCACAggcgcaggcacacacagctgTTCAGACACGACTATAGAGGGATTCAGAGCCGGGGCACCTTTCTAACACCTCCAGGGAGCGCAGCGGTGGTGGCGCTGATATGGCCGCGCTCTGAGACGGGTGGGATGGATCACCCTGTTCCTGCATCGTTCCTCTCGGGAGGCCACAGAGACGTCCTCTCCCAGGGGAACTACCAGCGCCAGCACCTGTGCCCTCCTCCACCAGTGTCTGCCAGCTGCCTCTACAAGGCCCGAGTGCAGGATGACGGGCACTGGTCCGTGGGCAGTGGCATCCTCACCCATGTCGGCACTGCGTTTCTATGGCCAGGCTCCTGTCCAGCACTGCCTGGACTCGGTTCCCCGTCAGCGTTCGGTACCCGCGCTGACACAAGCGCCTCAAGTCTCCAGGGAGTCTCACGACCCTGTGGCGCTGGCCTCAGGCAGGGGGACTTTAGGACCCAGGGGAGGAATACGCATGACACTGTGGGGCTGAGGACAGAAGCACAGCAGAAAGAAGGTATGTGCAGCTCTGCACCAAAacctctctactctactcagtAACATGGTGATGGGATCCTATAAGCacatattagattagattagattcaactttattgtcagtGCAGAGTGCAAGTACAAAAAAAGACAACTAAATGCAGTTTGCAAAatagcagaaaagtgcaatgtgatatacacacagtatagacaggtggtgcataaacagtataatatatattatattagtgtagacagtagtatacagttaagaagGTGGTATGGTTTACAGAAATATAAATTaagtataaatatgtgcagtggttataaatatgtgcagtgacTGTTACATGCATACTGTATAAGCATATATGTAACATTAGAAGAACATTGTAAGAACAGGTCAGGTGAGAAACTTAATGGGAGATGATTCTGAATAATATACATAACATTTCACTGTTTTTCTGACTTTAAAGTGCTTTCAAACACTATGCTACTGTATGAATTTACTAtttttgagttatttttaataaattatttaatctAGTATGTTCATTTTCATGGCATAGCCTACGGCAGTACGCAGGACCCCTCCCAAGCTAAGCATCGTGTATCACCCAGTGTGAATATAAGTGTTTCACagcatttgcaaaaaaaaaaacaccagttAGCTTTCTTAAGCAGTTGATTCACTAATTTAACCCAAATTCcttacaagtcaagtcaagtctatttatatagcacatttcaaacaCAGGGGTCGTTCAATTAGCTTTACATAAAGAAAAGCAAATAGtaatagaaaataaaagcaTTAAAGGACAATAGttaaaaatagtttaaaaagtaaagtacatgataattaaaaagaaaacaaaagacacaaggtagaataattaaaaaatgacaGATGCAGCTTTAACAGTGATATCCCATATTAATGGAGTGATATCCCATAGAGATAGAGTGATatccaggggcgcaggagatattttgaaagtgagggggaccaaattgtgaacacaaacccatagtgagccAGATATCGGattgccacctctggcccacttttgaccatcatattttaaacttgccaaaatattaagataataccatttattgttttcaaacaattgttttcactacttgggccaatggtagaatactggtCACTACTTGGGCTAATGGTagaaaaaagcaacatgggatgttaatattttatgaagccatgaatgaatcatcatgcctatgatccaaacatagactacatgatcaaatagcctagttaggcctacttaaattgtctggtataaaccaaatcaactctccactgtgtgtttgcagttaatatttatccaatttgtgtcttgaaattatgtttgaaataaatgtcttagaacaaaaacgttgatagacttgtattttatagttaggctagtgaaaacgagttgataagtaggctagttgagtttgttatcataaacataacagctaacgtcatgttgagcaggaggagttgagcactaggctaccataaatcctcaaattatgcccgggattgattctatttatagcaggACAAATACAGGCAGGTTCCCATACAAGATGGGGtaacaattgccatcagtccactagaagacattgttcgatttaagtcaatgaaataacctcttcttaatattttattagatgttgtattgtattgtcttatgttggttggattaatagcctacggttggcaaagaaaagtagttttcctaccatgggtctccaacacatgTTCTCAAGCTCATTCTCTTGCCGCCCTTTCGaagctaattgccagaggctgaagcctactacatttaaactcAATTGTTaagactcaaggcattccagcctcttaattttatttaaaacaaaaatactaaatcatgaataattaaacaataactcaatgtaggctacttggctacgcaaaaaggtttccattacagcacaacccctattcaatgaagggctgccttgtctcgcaataaacagcagtggaaatcccgacactttttcaactgcatgaaacttaacagtgaaccatcaaatatcttccagatttcagtgcccatcagtcccaacatttagcaatataatcaaacagtccaaaagtacattaaatcccaaaccaaactgaaaatgcttttgatagcctacgggtatgcatgccgctccaaacgaaatgcATGTCTAAAGCCTACCTCGAATACCAGCCTGCCTCAAATAAAGATGATGATAAATGATTTATGCTAAGCAAGtagcctggattattttatgattgttagtagacaaactggcttcagatatccaacatgagattgtgcagtcttacagtactgtagatggctgtggttagtgatgtgatgctgttaatggggagttttacagttAGCATTAAAtcctatatgttattatttatttagcgtacctataaggttttttttccttatcaaaagtgagggggacaacggctgtctcttcagcactgtgtgggacatatcccccacgtcccccgtgcctcctgcgcccctgttGATATCCcatagagaggagaggtgaactGTGGTGTTCTGTGTTTCAGGGCCAGACAGGAAACCCCACCAGAGGAAGCACAGCAGACCTACCTTCAGTGGCTACCAGATATTCGTCCTGGAGAAGGCGTTCGAAAAGAACAAGTACCTGTCCTCCGTGGAGAAACAGCGGCTGGCACTCTCTCTCCACATGACGGACTCTCAGGTGAAGGTGAGCTCATGTGACCACGGGCTGTAGGGACAAGATTGCATAGTGTCTATCTTTTACTGTCACAATCACTCAATGTTATCTACACCAGTAAGTCTTTAACATCGTATGTCAATCTCAAGCTTGTTTCCTGGTTCATGTACACTGCTGATCAGAAGTTTGGGCTCAGATACAAATGTGTGTTTACCAGAGAATAGAAAAGCAAATGGAGGAATCAAATAAGGAAAACAGTTTGAACATCATTTCTAATCCTGTCCTAACTTTGCTACTGTATATTTCCAACCCTGTCAATGACTACTGTATATTTCCTACTCATTTGCTTCAGTATGTTTTCCatttcatgtactgtatgttttaaTGGAAAATAAGGAGCCATTGAATTTTAGAGTAGCCTAGATGAGCTAGATTTCCTCAGAGGGTGTAGAAGGACATGAGGCAACATAAAGCAACAGGACAGTTCGTCTCAGTGTGTTAAATCTACAATCAAACGTGCCCGAATAGAAATTATTTCAGTTTCTCTACTTCcctgtccatctttctctcactctctacctctgtccatctttctctcactctctatctctctgtctatctttccttctctctcactctatgtccatctttctctctctctactttaccactctcttgttttctctgtcttccactctgtcattttttttttacatagatcTCTATTTCTCGAGGTCACGAACAGAAGTAACGTTACCCTGCATCGCTTATAGCACTTTTAAGATCCACTTTGTATCCTCATGAACAGGTGTGGTTCCAGAACCGCCGGACTAAGTGGAGAAAGGCGTTCGGGTCAGAACCGGGGAAAGCACGGGTCAAACCCGTTCAGGACGGATCTCCAATGGATGCGGACTACTACAAGCCACTGGACCCCAACAGCGACGACGACCGGGTTCAAAGGTTACTGCAGCGTCATGTAAGGAGTCTCAGGTCTCCATTGGTCCAACGGTCAGCTCTGCAAATGGCCGCCACTGACCTGACTGTGCACACAGATCTCTCACACAGCCAAGTCGACCTGATGCTATCTGGAAAGGATGCCATGAAAGAAGACTCGCAATACTCCTGACCCTAAATCTCCCACTCATGaccagaggtgtaaaagtccagcttcagaaagtaacagtcctgccacattttttgttccaaccattcacttaatcAGCTGATTTTACTCATAAGCAAGGTAgattagtgaaatcacctgtgttaggagcacaggtagaaccaatacatggcaggactttcactttctgaagccggacttttacacctctgctCATGACATCAGACTTCTGGCATTCTGCAGGGTTGAATACACTTTGGGTAAAGGCCTGGTTGGAAATTCTAATCCAACACATTCTtcatttttttgtcaaaaatctCTCCTCATAGGCCTCTCAGAATGGGTCACAGGAACAGGAACACTCAGTTCATTTATGTCTTTTCATAAAGATGCAagcaaagagagacagaggtttTAATTTGTTCAAAATAATCGCAGCACTAGGTAGAAGACATGATTTATCTACTACAATgactaggggtgtcacgattctccaaatcctcgattcgatgcaattttcgattttaaagtcacaaTTTTTAATATTAGTACtaatgcattccttatatgttatttactctttttggccttttccttttctgtttcgggGGGGCTTTTGAAActgctttttattttgaaaccgttccaactgagaggttgtaatgtaaacagaaccaacattaggctaaaacagagacgtgaacatagtgaaatgaaacaacacagaatgataatttgatcgtttcagcacactccgaagagacccaaggttagtgttcatggaatatgtacttatcaatgtgcattttaagccttaaagaAACTTTGTACTGTAACGagatcatcttttcacttgctaagttgagtagactaagttagttttaattgacgtgaatgaacgaatacttccacaccggtgatttcaaagtaacaagaggggctttgatttcggtaggttgatgtgtatattatattttaactggctgcagcctaaaattagaggagtgttgatgctgcagttcagcacgtgcgtgtgcatttgtgcgtcttggcatacatgctggatgtgacattgggggtgtggctgcatcgtcgattctacttttCAGTTCGAAGTTCGAGATCGATCGATTTCGATATAAAatcgaaatcgtgacacccttAACAATGACCCATTCTgtcgtgtgtgtatgggtaGTGGTACGATGGACGGAAAGGAAAAcacattcctcacacacacacacacacacacacacagccctggacAGCAATCAGTCATGTTAATACTGTtcctcctgtgtgtttgtgtatgtatgttggtAAAACAATTTACGGACTAGAAAGACTCATTAAAAAGTGATCTTGCTCTTGCATGAAATTTGTCTATTGCTTCAGATGATGTCAAACAAAGGagctttttccccctctttatCAATGCTGCCCTACTTGTGAATGTAGATATGCATCGCCACAAATCATTTCTGCGTAATAGCCGCGTTGGACTGACGTGATGTATGTTGGGTGTTAAATGACAAGGTCCCACCCTGGTTAGGAGCTTAGGCCTTTGTGTGCTACATATTGTAAATGACTTGTGTAAATGTTGGGAAAGCCAAGTGCAATCTACAATATCTGCTGATAGGAGTGGGAACAGCCCAAGGAAATTATCGGCTCCTTTTTTACACCCACACAAAGGGATACACaaatagagaaacacaca
The Alosa alosa isolate M-15738 ecotype Scorff River chromosome 12, AALO_Geno_1.1, whole genome shotgun sequence DNA segment above includes these coding regions:
- the LOC125304383 gene encoding homeobox protein Nkx-6.3-like, with the protein product MDHPVPASFLSGGHRDVLSQGNYQRQHLCPPPPVSASCLYKARVQDDGHWSVGSGILTHVGTAFLWPGSCPALPGLGSPSAFGTRADTSASSLQGVSRPCGAGLRQGDFRTQGRNTHDTVGLRTEAQQKEGPDRKPHQRKHSRPTFSGYQIFVLEKAFEKNKYLSSVEKQRLALSLHMTDSQVKVWFQNRRTKWRKAFGSEPGKARVKPVQDGSPMDADYYKPLDPNSDDDRVQRLLQRHVRSLRSPLVQRSALQMAATDLTVHTDLSHSQVDLMLSGKDAMKEDSQYS